GATTCGCAAATTAATAGAAGTACGTTGACTGCGATTTCGTTTGGTATTCGACATCTCCCGCCCATCTGTTCTCGTATCTTCTTCAACTTGAGGGCCACTAAGGAGACTGTCGTTCGTGGACTCACTTGGTTGAGATTCAGGTGCGGTCGCCTGGCCAAATGTAGAAGTAGAGATGAGTAATGTCGTACTCAGGCAAATGGCCAGAGATAATTTTTCGAGTTGGAAATTCATGGCAATCCTCCCAAGCAAGTTAAGAGCAAGGTCCTCTCCTGGATATTGTGTGATTCTACTCAATAGGGGACATGATTCTCTACACAAGACCCAAACGGCTGTTTGGCTTATCATGATCTTTCTGGCACGCTACAAGTGCCTTGTGAGGTAAAATTAGGTTTTCCAAGACCAGAAGGGCAATAGTGATAGATCAATGTCATTGACACAAAAAGATATTCAAGAGGCACTTAAGACCGTTGATGATCCTGAAATCAAAAAGGATCTTGTGACATTGGGAATGGTAAAAAAGGTCCAGGTTGATGGTTCACAGATCAACTTAACGATTCAGCTCACCACACCAGCATGTCCAATGAAAGATAAAATTAAATCTGATATTGAACAAGCGATCGCTAAAGCTGCAAAAAAATCGGGCGAGCCAACTCCAACGGTGGTCATTGAATTTACAGCCGAAGTTGCGAAGGCGAATCAGCAAGCGGGTGATGGTGGAGATCCGCTTCCCAACGTAAAGCATGTGATTGCGGTGGGCGCAGGGAAGGGTGGGGTCGGGAAGTCGACTGTGTCGAGCCTCTTTGCCATTTCACTGGCGCGCAGTGGCGCAAAGGTTGGACTTCTAGATGGTGATATTTATGGTCCGTCGATGCCAACCATGTTGGGACTTGATGGTCTTCCGCCTGCTGCTGAAGGGCAGCAGCTCATTCCGTTTGATGTTCATGGAATTAAAGCAATCACCATTGGCAAGTTAGTTCCGCCAGACAAGGCTCTTATTTGGCGTGGGCCGATGGCCCATGGTGCTTTTAGACAGTTGGCATTGCAGACTGATTGGGGCGAATTGGACTACCTCATCATCGATCTGCCTCCTGGTACTGGCGATGTCCCTCTGACCTTGGCTCAACTTATTCCGCTGACCGGTGCAGTCGTGGTCTGCACACCTCAGAAAGTAGCTCAGGATGATGCAAGGCGTGCGGTACGCATGTTCCAGCAACTTGGAGTCACCGTCTTGGGCATGGTTGAGAATATGAGTTACTTCGTTGGTGACGACGGAAAGGAATATGACCTCTTCGGGCGCGGTGGCACAGAGTCGCTGGCGGCTTCACTTAATATTCCGTTGCTCGGCACATTGCCAATTCATAGCAAATTACGCGAGAATTGTGATTCTGGAACACCATTGGCAAATTGGGATGACAGTCCCACGATGGGGCAACAAGTTGACGATATGGCGCAGGATTTAGCCGGCCGCATATCGGTCATGACTCATACCGGTGCATTACAGCAACCAACAATCTCCGTGACCTAGTTTATTTTGCGCAGCCAGGTTTCTTTACGAAATTTCTGAAGCCGGTTCTGCTCGAGACATCCAACCAATTGCCGTAAAGAATCGAACGCTCATCCAACTTGCTAGCCATGCACCAGCCATTGAGGTCGTCGCATTAAACAGGAAGAGGCCTGTTTCACCTCGAGCGAGCCCAAGTATTTGTGAGAGACCCGCGCCCATTGTGACAACCACAATGGGATTGAGTGCGTTGGTACGCGTGAGTTCGTCGCACCAACGGAAGATTAATCCAATTGCGATCCCATAAAACCAAACAGCGATCCATGGATTGTCATGGGCAATATGGCCAATGATGCCAGGCCCCAAGCTGTAATTTGCCCCAACCTTCTGAAACTGGCCTTGCTCGACCATGATGCGCCCAACCGAGTTTGGCTTGTCTTCCCAATAGATGCGAGGTATCGGTTGCGTTACGTAGTAGGTGAGCGTGTGTAAGTGATAGTAGGGGTAGTTCTCTGGATAGTTTTCGATCAGCCAAAGCGAGTTGCCGCCAGCGAGCTGTCCCGAGAGTAGGTCCATGACAGAATACTTGAGGTCATCAATACTCACTTGGCTCATGGCAGTGAGTGTTTGGGTGATGGTGCGTTCTCTTTCATTTCCAGCCCGCGCAGCAGTAAATGCGGTGGAGAACAACATGATCGGAAAACCGATGAGTGCCACGCGCATCAGCAAGCGTTGTAAGCCGAGGTGCCGCCACGCTGACCAATAGGCCGCAAAACCAAAGGCGAGAAAAATGGTCAGTAATTCTCGGCGGCCAAAGCTCTCTAGGAGCAGGATCAACAGCGTCAGGCACACGACAGCGAAACCAGAAATGGCCACCGGTACATTGAATGGTCGTGGTGCCCAGGCCCAGCCAACCAGTCCGCAAGCAGCAGCAAACACACCGACGGCAAGTTGTGCAGTCAGCACGCCAACGACTGGAATCTGTCCAATGACGAGTCGAAGAAAAACACCAAAGGCACAGAAAGCCAGTGCCAGAAGAATCAGCACAAGCGGCGAGATATTGATGTTCTGAATCTGCTTTTGGCCGAGGCGTTTTGCCACCCAACCGATTTTGTATGAGAGAAAGAAACACACTAAGAAAAACGTTGAGAGGAAAGCGAAGACCACTCCGGAATAAACCGGGTATTGAATATAAAGTTGGTCGTACTCTTCAAAGAGAAGGCTTGTTGAAGCGCTACTCAGTTGAAATATGATGTAACCAGCAAGAAAGATATTTCGCAGTGAGGCGAGTTCGACAGTGCCCCGCGCAGCCTGTGCCAATATGATCCAGATGATCACAATCGAGCAGAGCACAAGGTATATCGCGATTAGGCTAACCATCAGGTTCTTATCAACAAGTGTTTCGTAGCAAGGATGCCTGCTCCCACAGGCTGGATGCGGAATGATATGCCGCTCAGGGGCTGCTATCGGTCCCTTGGGCCGGTGGAGTTGAGGCTGGCCGTGGTTGTTTTGTTTGGGGTTCTTTCAACCACGATTCAGCCGCGCGAAGTGTCTGGACGGGCCGGGCTGCTTCTACAAAAATAACTGGTATGTAGCCAAGCTGAGCAATTCGAGCGATCTCCTGCCTCATTAATGAGAGTGGTAGCTCCGTTTCAGCATTCGCATTGAGACGATTAAAGAGCATCCCCGCCCATATTTCATGACCGGGCAAGAGCAAGTCTGCCAGCGCATGAGATTGCGTGATTTGTCGCCGACGATGCTCTGGGAGCGAATTAGCGGCGTATGTATTAATCCAAGTTGGTGCAAGGGTATGCATCATGTCGACCGAGCAGCCTTCTGTTACAAAAGTCACTGACTTCTGTCTTTGCTGCATACGCAAAAGCCAATCGTAAGACTCCCAGGCGGGCATATGCCTATGACTAAATGCATCGAGCCCCATAATGGTGGCGCCCGCACTTGCGGCGCGGTCAAGTTCATCAAACGCCGCTTGTACTTGAATAGGGGCGTTGAGATCGAGTGATGTGACGTCTGGTGCATTCCAATCTGCCTGGTACTCCAGACTATGACCCCACCACAGCCCCCAGCCTTCATTCGGGGGGACCTGGATGCTGGCCAGCTGAGCAACAGCGTCATTCATCGCTTTGGAATTGACATCGTCGTCAACCCATCTCGAGGTGATCTGAAAAGGGAAGTTGTAATTTGTCGCCGCATTGGCCCCGGTTGGAGCCCAGAGTACGACTCGTGTCCAGGATCGTAGAAGTCGTTCAACGCTTCGGGCAAGTGGACCATAGCCAACGAGATCAGGTCGATGTTCGCGCGGCACTATAAATCCAGAGGGATTGTCAGTAGTGATTCGGCTGGTGAGCGCAAGATGTTCACCTCGAACGGGACGAGCATCTCTTTTGTAGCGAACGCCGCCGTAGGTACTCTGGAAGTAGTCTTGGTATGGCGCCAGAGTCTCAATATAAGCCGCACGGTCATTTGTGGTTCGTACAGAAATGGCATAGGTACGTTTGCTGCCAGGCGCCATGGTGCCCGGATAAATCATTTCGGGGGTGCCTCTCGGGCGATCGCTGTTGTTAAAAGAAAAACGAAACAACCACTCATTCTTCTGATCAGTTGTTTCAATAGAACACGCAACATCATGCTTGTACTCCAGTATTGGAAATAAAAGCGCACATCCGATTGTGTCACGTTCATTTGAGGCAACTATGACGGGGCTATAGAGCCATCTTGGGTATACAGATGATGCTGCAATAGTGTTTTGAACCCATTTTGATTTTTGCTCACCGCCATCAATTGTAAAATCCATCCAATCAAGCTCTGGTCCAGTTGTAAATGGACCAATATCGATTGATGGTATTGGTTGGTTCTCTTTCGTTTGATTCTGCAAGGTCCATTCAACATCAAAGCCGCCTTTGACGAGCTTGAATTCCTTTGAAATAGTCAGCTTTGAGTTGAGAGACGGATCCATATGCGCTTTTGGTGAGCCTCCACCTTGTTGTGAGTGGGCAGCCGTCGTAATGAGAAAAAAAACAACCCAACCCAAACGAAACCAACGCCTTTGTTCCGGTTGTCTTGATCGCCCTTGAAGAGGGGAGGTTTTAATGGGGTGCATCATCATTGGGGGGTGAGTTGATTCTCATACATAGCGACATACTGTGAGAGAATGGAGTCACTCGCAAAGGTATCAAACACCCATTTTCTGCCTGTTTGTCCCATTGAAACGGCTCGATCCCGATCTTCAAGGAGTTCTTTCAATTTGGCGGCAAAAGCCTCTGGTGTGCGATCAACGATCAAAGCGCCACCGGAGCCTTCTAGCTCTGGCCAAGTGTCAACACCACGGGTGGTCATGATTGGTGTTTCACAGGCAAGTGATTCAGGGAAGATGAAACCAAAGTTCTCTTGGTTGGTAGGCAGGGCCATCACATCAGCTGCTTGATAGAGTGAGAGTTTCTGATCTCCAGACACGTGGCCGGTAAAGGTGGTGCAAGCGCTGAGGCCAGCATCACTGACCTGCTTCATCAACTGATTGGTGTATTCAGCATCACCAGTTCCTGCAAGGACCAGCCGAAAGATAACACCGCGGTCATTCAGCTGCTTTGATGCAGCAATGAGCGTTTCGGCGCCCTTCTTCGGATGCAATCTGCTTAGGAACAAAATGGTTGGAATGTGACTATCCAATTCGGGCCATTTTTGCTGAGCCAATGCAGGCCCAGGGAGTTCACGATAGGGGGCTAGATCAAAGACCAGTGGAATGACAATGCCGCGACCGTTTGGATACCACCGACTGGCTTGTTCATGCTCTTTGCTCGCAGTGGCGTGCACATAGGTGGCTTGTTCTAAGAACCGCCGGCCTCGCAGCATCAGGTAGATTCGTTTCTTTAGATGGCGCTGGCTCATACTCCAGTCATCGAGCATGCCATGAATGGAGATGATGTTTGGTATCCCGGCCTGTCGCGCTACTGCAGCGAAATACGTGTTGGTAGGGTCCCAGGGTGTATGCAAGTGAATTGCATCAGCATTCTTCATTGCATCGTGCCAGGTCGCCTTGGCTGAAGCATCGAGACGGCCAAATGGGCCGGAGATTCCATTGATTTGAGTGACTTTCGGTAGTGCAGAACTACCACTTTTCCATTGGGAGGGTATGTCAGTTGGATCCTGGGTGACGACCTCCACCTGATGCCCACCAGCGGCCATCAGGGCAGCAAGGTCTAATACTGCTCGAACGACGCCACCATCTTCGAGGCGAAATCGTGAAAAATAGTGG
This DNA window, taken from Phycisphaerales bacterium, encodes the following:
- a CDS encoding Mrp/NBP35 family ATP-binding protein, with translation MSLTQKDIQEALKTVDDPEIKKDLVTLGMVKKVQVDGSQINLTIQLTTPACPMKDKIKSDIEQAIAKAAKKSGEPTPTVVIEFTAEVAKANQQAGDGGDPLPNVKHVIAVGAGKGGVGKSTVSSLFAISLARSGAKVGLLDGDIYGPSMPTMLGLDGLPPAAEGQQLIPFDVHGIKAITIGKLVPPDKALIWRGPMAHGAFRQLALQTDWGELDYLIIDLPPGTGDVPLTLAQLIPLTGAVVVCTPQKVAQDDARRAVRMFQQLGVTVLGMVENMSYFVGDDGKEYDLFGRGGTESLAASLNIPLLGTLPIHSKLRENCDSGTPLANWDDSPTMGQQVDDMAQDLAGRISVMTHTGALQQPTISVT
- a CDS encoding glycosyltransferase codes for the protein MKVVHYFSRFRLEDGGVVRAVLDLAALMAAGGHQVEVVTQDPTDIPSQWKSGSSALPKVTQINGISGPFGRLDASAKATWHDAMKNADAIHLHTPWDPTNTYFAAVARQAGIPNIISIHGMLDDWSMSQRHLKKRIYLMLRGRRFLEQATYVHATASKEHEQASRWYPNGRGIVIPLVFDLAPYRELPGPALAQQKWPELDSHIPTILFLSRLHPKKGAETLIAASKQLNDRGVIFRLVLAGTGDAEYTNQLMKQVSDAGLSACTTFTGHVSGDQKLSLYQAADVMALPTNQENFGFIFPESLACETPIMTTRGVDTWPELEGSGGALIVDRTPEAFAAKLKELLEDRDRAVSMGQTGRKWVFDTFASDSILSQYVAMYENQLTPQ